The Acidobacteriota bacterium genome contains the following window.
TTTTTCCGACTCGGATTGGGCAGCCTGCGATTGGGGTCGGCGGAAATTATACCTAACCAGGCCTTGAAGTGTTAGCTTCTTTCCATCTCTTTCGGCGGATTTGAAGCGTAATTTTTTGACCGTTGCCACCGCCGATTCGTCCAATCCGAACCCGGCCCACTTCACCACTTCCACGTCGCCAACGGCTCCGTCTGCACGAAAGACGGCCTCCAACTCAACAGTCGCGGCGATATTGGCCAAATCAGCTTGTTCGGTGTAATTGGGTTTGATCCGCTGGTAAAAAAATGGTTGTTCCGTTCCCGCGGCAATCAGGTCGTCTGTCAAAACTTCAATTGGCGCTGCTTTCGGCTCCGGATTTTCAATTGTGACGAGTTGTAGCTTCCACGCAGCGATCATTGCTGCGGTGTATTTTGGCCAGGATTGTTTCAGAATTTGCCTGAGTCGCTCTTTGGCTTGGCCTTCGATGGACGCTTTGGCGCTTTCAAAAGAAAATAGAATTAATTTTCCTGTGCGCGTTTCGACAAAAAACAGCCCGGCCAGCGCCTCGAAGTAAAACTGTTCGCCACCGCCAGGGGCCAATCTGCGAACAACCAGCGTTTTGCCCAGCACATAAAAGTCGCAGCCCAGACTCAGGCCCAAAGCGCTCGCTTCATCGCGGGTAAGGTTCAAACTGCCGGTGTATCCAGCGCCACGGGATGCAGCCCGCACAAGATCATTATCCAGCAGCGCAAATTCATTTCCGGAGATTTTCGCAGCTTCACGCAGCAGGTCGGAAAATTCCCCGTCCTGATCGCCAACAAAATCAATCACCGCCAAGCGGATCGGCGATTGCGCCCAGACAAAATCAAAAGGCAAAAGGCAAAAGGCAAATATCAAAAATGACTTCCCCCCCACGCCCACTCGAAACCAGGCAATCCTGCGAGCGGGGGCATTTTTGACTTTTGAGTTTTGCCTTTTGCCTTTTGAGTTCATCATGCGGTTTGAATCAGTCGAGTCAGCAGGGCCGCTCGGCGCGGGATGTCGCTGATAATGATATGTTCGTGGTCAGCGTGTGCGCCGGCACCATCCACCCCAAGCCCGTCCAGTGTGGGAACTCCCATCGCCGCAGTGAAATTGCCGTCCGACCCTCCTCCGACAACGGCATCTTTCAGGTCAAACCCAAGCTCAGCGGCCAAGTCACGCGCGTGTTCATACAGCGCAATGTTGTTTTCAGAACGCGGCATCGGTGGACGATTGATGCCGCCCGTGATCTCAAGCTGCGCGCCCTCTAAAACCGGCTTCAAACCGCGAATCTCATTAACAATTCGTTCGCCCTCTTCCGGCGTCCAAAATCGCACGTCCACTTTCGCCGAAGCTTCCGCTGGAACGACGTTTGTGGCTGTGCCGCCATTCATCACGCCCACACTGACGGTGACGCCTCGGTCATAATCATTCAGCGCGGCCAGGCGCAACACCTGATGAGCCAATTCGACATTTGCATTGACGCCTTTGCGCGGATCAAGTCCGGCATGAGCCGCCCGGCCAATGGTGCGGATTCCGAACACCCCAATGCCTTTGCGTCCGGTTTTGACAATACCGCCTGTGACGGGTGGTTCCAAAACCAGTGCCACAGCCGCCCGTTTGGCTTCTTCTTCCACCAGCGGACGCGACGTTTTACTGCCAATTTCTTCATCGCAGGTCAGCAGCAATGTGACAGGTCGTTTGGTCTGCAAGTCAAAACGGCGAATTGCGTTCAAAGCGTGTACGACAATTGCAACCCCCGCTTTCATATCGAAAATGCCCGGCCCGTGAGCTTTTTGATCCGGGCTTTCCGGAGTCAGGCAAAACGGCATTCGATCCAGAGTCCCGACAGGCCAAACGGTATCCAGGTGGCCAATGACCAACACCTGTGGTTCCCCCCTGTCGTGGCCAAAATCGAATCGGGCACGCAAGTGAGTTCCGTATCCGGGCTGTGAAGTAAGTTCAATTTCTCCTCCCAAATCGCTCAACTGACTGGCGACAAAGGAGGCGATTTCGTTGAGCCGAATTTCTTCTCGGGAAGTGCTTTCACGTTCGACCAGGACGCGAATCGAATCCAAAATCGAAGCTTGATGGGCGTTGAAGTGGTTCAGTAAGCTGGACATAGGTAGTTTGACAAAGCATTTGAATAATGCACAATACGCCTTCGCCTGACAAGCTCTTGATTGAACCGTTGGCACTCATCACCAAATTCCGACAAAACTCCACGTTCCGTCATTCATCTTACGAAAGTTGAATTCGGGATGATACTGAGTTTAGACAAGCCGCCTGTCGGCTTCCGGAAAAAAACAGAGCGGTCAAAAATTTTCATGATGCGGTAACTTATGCTCTCTTACCGGCGTCAATGACGATACGGTTAAAGAGGCAGTCAGGCCAGTCGAGATTTGCATTGTCGAGACTCGCCAATCTCCAAAACCAAACAACACGATTTCTGGGACAAAAACTCTAAGCTTAGAGATATAGAACGCTGACTGTGGAGGAACAAATTCAATGAAGAAGTTTAGTTTTCTGATCGCCTTGTCGCTGCTGGTCGGCGCCATCGCCTTTACCCCTGTCAAAGCACAGGATGATAAGCAAGCTGAAGCAGAGAGAGTGACTTATGAAGCTTGCTATGACAAAGAAAAGAAAAACATGGATAAGTGCATTCCACTCGCTGAAGAGTTGATTGCGAAATATCCAAGTAGCCGTTATGCCGATCCGCTCAAAAAGCTTGTCGCCAATTATAAATTCAACACTCAGCTCACCAAGGTTACCGATAATTTCCAAAACTCTCTAAAGGCTTATTACGGTGCGCCTGATGGGAACAAACTGGATCAATTATTCGGTGCCGGGGATGAATTTCTGAAAGTGCAACCAGGCAACCAGTTTGTCGTTGGCCAGTTGGCGCTTGCAGGTGCCCATGGCAGCATCGGCCAAATCTATAAAAATTACGATCGAGTGAAGACTTACGGAGAGGAGGCGCTCAAGCTCTTCGAACCGGCAACTCCTCCCGAAGGTTGGGAAAAGGCCAATTGGGATAATTTGCGTGAAATCGTGAGCGCTCAGGTAAATCAGTTTCTTGGTTTCCGGCTGATCGAGACTAAAGGTGACAAACAACAGGCGCTTGGTTATCTGACCAAATCCACGATGGTAAAAGGGAAAGACGGCGCAGGTTGGAAAGATCCGAACAATTATTGGCTGCGCGCAGGCATTTACCAGGAAGAGTATCAGGCGCTCCGCGCAGAGTATGACAAGCTTCCTGACGACCAAAAGACCGGCGATCCGGGCAAGGAGTTGTTGAAGAAGGTCAACGATGTGATGGATAACAAATTGATTCCGGAATACGCACGTGTGATGGCCACGGCGACCAAGCCCGAAACCAAACCTTTGGCGGATGCTGCCAAAGGATACTTTGACGCGTATTGGAATTATCGCACCAAGGCTCCGGAAAAAGCGGCTGAATACGTGAAATCGTTCAGCGCCGATCCGACTGTTGCCGGTCCGCCGATTCCAGTCAAAGTCGAAGACGCTGATGCAACACCGTTGCAGGCCCCGACCACTCCCGCCGCTGGCAGCGTCAAGCTCACCAGCAGCGGAGGTGCGGCAACTGGAACTGGCCACACGGCGAGTGGAACCAGCACCACCAGCAAAGCCACAACGACCAAGAGCGGCAAAACGACCAAGGCCGCTCCCAAAGGCAGGCGCAGAAAGCCGTAAACGAAATCCATTTGTGAAACAGTTTGTTGCCTACGCCACCCCCGGCAACATTTCCCTCAATCAATGTCATACACTGAAAGCCAGCACTTACCCGGTGCTGGCTTTCTTGCAAAAAGCGCCGGTAGCAAGATAATGAGCTTACCATCGTGTTGGTTTGCGCGCGGGTAACTGTCAACACCTAAACGAATTTATTTGTAGTGAGCGATCAAAGCACATTCGAGGACAGGCTAAGCCAGTTGGAAGAACAGATCGGATATTATTTCCGTGACAAGGTTCTGTTGCGCCGCGCGATGATGCACCGTTCCTTTGCCAATGAACAGCCTGAACCGCGCCCTCCGCACAACGAAGCCCTGGAGTTTTTGGGCGACGCAGTGTTGGAATTTCTGATCAGCGCCTGGTTATTAGAGCTTTACCCCAATCTTAGCGAAGGCACGCTCTCGAAAATGCGCGCTTATATGGTCAGCGCAGTCAATCTGAAAAATCTGGCCGCCAACCTGGAACTCGGAAATTACCTGCTGCTCAATCGAGGCGAGGAAAAAACCGGAGGTAGGAACAAAGCCGCGCTCCAGGTGGATGCTTATGAGGCCTTGATTGCGGCCATCTATCTGGACCGCGGAATTGATGCCGCCAGGGAATTCGTTCATCGGGAGTTTTTGGAAACTCTGGAAAAAATTGATCCGCAAAATTTGACCAAAACCGATTACAAGACGGCACTTCAGGAAAAACTGCAATCCTTGGGACTGCCGACGCCGCATTACGCCATCGTCGAAAGTTTGGGGCCGGATCACAACCGCATTTTTCAAATCGAGTTACGTGTCAACGGGCATTGTCTGTCCATGGGCGAAGGCACAACCATCAAAAGCGCGCATCAAGCCGCGGCGGCCATCGCACTGGATTGCCTGGACGACAAGCTGGAACGGATCAAGGAAGTCGCTGTTGTCGTTCAGCCTTCGCCGACTGAATCCATTGTGACCACAGTTGAACCAAGCTCAAACGGTTTGGATGCATGAAATCAGGCCGTTCCGATGACCCTGCCGACCAATCGCAAATCTCAACTTCTCGCCGTTGCCGCAACCGTCCTGGTTTTCTTTTCTTATTATTTCGCAAATCCACAATCCGGCTGGTTTTACGATTACACGCTGAGAATCGCCGTCGCGTTGTTGGATGGCCAAACCGGTCTGACCGAACCGCCACCGGAATGGTTGAACGAAATGATCCCGCTCAACGGAAAGTACTACTCGTCGTTCCCGCTTGGAAGCGTGCTGGTGATGGTGCCGCTGGCCGTGTTGCAAAAATTGCATTTGCTCACGCAGTTTCCGGGGACGATTTTGTCGGCATTGCTGGCGGCGGTGATTACACTGTTGAGTTATTTATTGGCAGCAAAATACACTGACGATTGGCTTCGGCGAATCCTGTTTGCGCTGTTTCCCGCGCTAGGAACCTGGATGTGGGCGAATCTGGGGTTTGCCGGAGCCTGGCACATCGCCTTGGGATTCGCCGTCGCCGGACAACTCGCCGCCTTGTATTTTTCGCTGGTCAAACCCAACCCCTTTCTGGCGGGACTGTGTTTCGCCGTGGCTTTTGGCAATCGCACGGAAATCATTCTGCTCGCGCCGCTGTTTGCCTATCTGCTGTACAAAACCATGCGCGAACGCGATCCGGAAACCAAACTGATCAAAATTTTGGATCGCTTCGTCGCCGTTCCATTGGCGCTCGGCGTCGCGACATTAATTTACAACTACGTCCGATTCGGTTCGGCGACAGATTTTGGCTACGCGCGGATTCCAGGCGTGCTGAACGAACCGTGGTACCAGCATGGCATTTTTTCCCTTCACGCGATTGAAGGAAACGCGCGAGCGATGTTGCTTGAAACCTGGAATCGAATCCCGAACTTCCCTTACCTGGTGCCAACTGGTTTCGGCGGTTCAATTCTGTTGAGCTGTCCATTTCTGCTCCTGCTTTTCAGGCCCGGAGCCAGGGATGCGCAGTTGAAGTGGCTGGCAGTTGCGGCAATCGTGGTTTTGACATCAGTGTTGTGGATGCACGGCAATACCGGAGCCTGGCAGATTTCCTATCGTTACGGGATGGAGTTATTGCCGTGGATGGTGTTAGTTCTGCTGGAAAACTCACCAAAGAAAGTCTCCTGGCTCGAAGCCCTGTTGTTCATCGCCTCCGTTGCCATCAACGCTTACTCCACATGGTTGTTTTTGCG
Protein-coding sequences here:
- a CDS encoding TonB family protein yields the protein MPFDFVWAQSPIRLAVIDFVGDQDGEFSDLLREAAKISGNEFALLDNDLVRAASRGAGYTGSLNLTRDEASALGLSLGCDFYVLGKTLVVRRLAPGGGEQFYFEALAGLFFVETRTGKLILFSFESAKASIEGQAKERLRQILKQSWPKYTAAMIAAWKLQLVTIENPEPKAAPIEVLTDDLIAAGTEQPFFYQRIKPNYTEQADLANIAATVELEAVFRADGAVGDVEVVKWAGFGLDESAVATVKKLRFKSAERDGKKLTLQGLVRYNFRRPQSQAAQSESEKQQETERLKRSLHDIKKPLLQNQRPKP
- a CDS encoding M20 family metallopeptidase, whose translation is MSSLLNHFNAHQASILDSIRVLVERESTSREEIRLNEIASFVASQLSDLGGEIELTSQPGYGTHLRARFDFGHDRGEPQVLVIGHLDTVWPVGTLDRMPFCLTPESPDQKAHGPGIFDMKAGVAIVVHALNAIRRFDLQTKRPVTLLLTCDEEIGSKTSRPLVEEEAKRAAVALVLEPPVTGGIVKTGRKGIGVFGIRTIGRAAHAGLDPRKGVNANVELAHQVLRLAALNDYDRGVTVSVGVMNGGTATNVVPAEASAKVDVRFWTPEEGERIVNEIRGLKPVLEGAQLEITGGINRPPMPRSENNIALYEHARDLAAELGFDLKDAVVGGGSDGNFTAAMGVPTLDGLGVDGAGAHADHEHIIISDIPRRAALLTRLIQTA
- the rnc gene encoding ribonuclease III — its product is MSDQSTFEDRLSQLEEQIGYYFRDKVLLRRAMMHRSFANEQPEPRPPHNEALEFLGDAVLEFLISAWLLELYPNLSEGTLSKMRAYMVSAVNLKNLAANLELGNYLLLNRGEEKTGGRNKAALQVDAYEALIAAIYLDRGIDAAREFVHREFLETLEKIDPQNLTKTDYKTALQEKLQSLGLPTPHYAIVESLGPDHNRIFQIELRVNGHCLSMGEGTTIKSAHQAAAAIALDCLDDKLERIKEVAVVVQPSPTESIVTTVEPSSNGLDA